A region of the Fibrobacter succinogenes genome:
GTTCTATTACTCGTGAGAATATAGTGATTTATTTTATAGCCCTCAAGAACATTTTACTCTTATCTTTGATATTTTTTATATATTACAAAAAGATTACGCCGGTGTCGGCCCGAAAAAAGCGAGGTTTCTATGATTCAACCCGTAAATGGTAAATTTGATATGCCGTCTCTTCCGTATGGTGCTGCGGATTTAGCTCCTGTACTTAGCCAAGAAACAATTTTGGTCCATTACGGCAAGCACTTGCAAACTTACGTGAACAACTTGAATGCTGCGCTTCCGGGGAGTGCGTTCGAGGGCATGTCTTTAGAAGAAATTGTAAAGGCTGCTGATGGGGGCGTTTTTAATAATGCTGGCCAGATGCTGAACCACGCCATGTACTTTTTGCAGTTTGCGCCTCCCAAGACCGGGAATGTTCCGACGGGTAAAATTGATGATTTGCTTACTCGTGATTTTGGGTCGTTCGAAAAATTCCAGGAAGAATTCCAGACGAAAGGCGCTGGGCTTTTCGGTTCTGGTTGGGTTTGGCTTTCTATCGATATTTTGGGAAAGCTCGTGATTACGCAAGAATGCAATGCGCAGAACCCGATTACCAAGGGGCTTACGCCGCTTTTAACGTTTGACGTGTGGGAGCACGCTTACTATATAGATTACCGTAACCGCCGTCCGGATTATTTGAAATCTCTGTGGAGCATTGTAAACTGGGATGTCGTGAACGCGCGCCTTGGATAACGTTTCACACTCGTTGCGATTACGCGAGAATTAATTGCGCAAGATATTAAAATGGCCGGGTTGTCCCGGCTTTTTTGCGTTTTGTCAGAATTTGCTTGAAATGGGTGTTGCAAACTAATTATATTGTCATCGGCTATGAAGTTGAATGTAATTTTTTTAGCGATTGTGCTTTTCTTGTCTGGAGTTTTGTCTGGGTGTAGT
Encoded here:
- a CDS encoding superoxide dismutase, which gives rise to MIQPVNGKFDMPSLPYGAADLAPVLSQETILVHYGKHLQTYVNNLNAALPGSAFEGMSLEEIVKAADGGVFNNAGQMLNHAMYFLQFAPPKTGNVPTGKIDDLLTRDFGSFEKFQEEFQTKGAGLFGSGWVWLSIDILGKLVITQECNAQNPITKGLTPLLTFDVWEHAYYIDYRNRRPDYLKSLWSIVNWDVVNARLG